One Ktedonobacteraceae bacterium genomic region harbors:
- a CDS encoding LppX_LprAFG lipoprotein: MKTYKISSIFIGLALAIILLVVSACSAPGTTGSSNSSSLTVMQVLQNSAKAMQNLKSVHFNTTTKASFQGSSSSSASSPGAITVNLKATGDQQSPNEQAQISLNNMMNIAEVVTADKVYVQNTQGKWYVLNKSDLKGQSGDLLNGSNLFNMNTLMSILEQVKLTDHGDQMLNGQSLRHITATLDKNALQQILTTNSQLSNAIGKQNIDKILNSTRSFNSTLDLWIDETHFYVHRTELKVNANADLSSLATPDTQNGVKLPSNATITLDTIVDLSNFNTPVTITPPANATPTNNPGVIFGMD, from the coding sequence TTGAAAACATATAAAATCTCTTCGATTTTTATCGGCCTGGCGCTGGCAATAATACTGCTGGTAGTGAGCGCGTGCAGCGCGCCCGGTACCACCGGTAGTAGTAACAGTAGTTCGCTCACTGTAATGCAGGTGTTGCAGAACAGCGCGAAGGCGATGCAGAATCTCAAGTCCGTCCACTTTAATACAACGACAAAGGCCTCTTTTCAAGGCTCATCATCGTCATCCGCATCGTCTCCAGGCGCTATCACCGTCAACTTGAAGGCGACCGGCGACCAGCAGTCTCCGAATGAGCAGGCACAAATTTCGTTGAACAATATGATGAACATAGCTGAAGTCGTGACAGCCGACAAGGTCTACGTCCAGAATACACAGGGAAAGTGGTATGTGCTGAATAAAAGCGATTTGAAAGGTCAATCGGGCGATCTGTTGAACGGCAGCAATCTGTTCAACATGAACACCTTGATGTCCATTCTAGAGCAGGTCAAGCTTACCGACCACGGCGATCAGATGCTAAACGGGCAAAGCCTGCGCCACATCACCGCGACACTCGACAAAAACGCGCTGCAACAGATTCTGACCACCAACAGCCAGCTCAGCAATGCCATCGGTAAGCAGAACATCGATAAAATTCTCAACTCCACCAGATCGTTCAATTCGACCCTGGACCTCTGGATTGACGAGACTCACTTCTACGTTCATCGCACGGAACTGAAGGTCAACGCGAATGCCGACCTGAGTTCCCTGGCTACTCCCGATACCCAGAACGGCGTTAAACTGCCGTCGAACGCGACGATTACCCTCGATACAATCGTCGACCTGAGCAACTTCAACACACCCGTGACGATCACCCCACCAGCAAATGCCACGCCGACGAATAATCCAGGCGTGATTTTTGGCATGGATTAA
- a CDS encoding ABC-F family ATP-binding cassette domain-containing protein — MLLQARNISKFYGAITVLEDVSFVLNEGERTGLVGPNGVGKSTLLKILIGQESADSGSFSFAPSTEIGYLPQTTPEFYGHTMQDLILESVGNLRQLEERMRELETAMSTAGEEQLAALMEEYALISGRFEDRGGYELDHKIDTILDGLRISYLPRNREMQTLSGGEKARVGLATLLLRSPDLLLLDEPTNHLDVASLEWLESYLARYKGGILLVSHDRQFLNRAVNAIFEIDEYSHHLKKYEGNYDAYVQAKAAERAKWEEDYERQQEEIKELRKRIRETARNVAHNRPPRDGDKMAYDFFGGRVQNTISRNVRAAEEQLQRIEANPIPKPPKLMQVSPNFNVEPLQSQVVISAEKLTKCWGSNCILRDVSFTIASDARILLFGPNGAGKTTLLKILTGQEQPDGGEVRVVDSARIGYLPQDPEMDLNKTVIETYRYGQVGYEAEFVGRLIGYGLFRLEDMQKKVGQLSAGQRRKLEIACLMAEGPNVLLLDEPTNYISLDVLEAFESALLIFPGPVIAVSHDRWFIQRFGGKVWELVEGRIVREE; from the coding sequence ATGCTATTGCAGGCGCGCAACATCTCAAAATTCTACGGGGCCATCACCGTACTCGAGGATGTCTCCTTCGTCCTCAATGAAGGCGAGCGCACCGGTCTCGTTGGCCCCAACGGAGTCGGCAAATCAACGCTGCTCAAAATCTTGATTGGACAGGAAAGCGCCGACTCGGGTTCCTTCTCTTTCGCGCCTTCAACCGAAATTGGCTACCTGCCACAGACAACGCCCGAATTTTACGGGCACACGATGCAGGATTTGATCCTGGAATCGGTCGGCAATTTGCGCCAGTTGGAAGAGCGCATGCGCGAGCTTGAAACCGCTATGTCCACCGCCGGCGAAGAGCAACTCGCCGCCTTGATGGAAGAATATGCCCTCATCTCAGGGCGTTTCGAGGATCGCGGCGGCTACGAACTTGACCACAAGATCGACACTATCCTGGATGGGCTGCGCATCTCCTACCTGCCGCGCAATCGCGAGATGCAGACGCTTTCGGGCGGCGAGAAGGCCCGGGTAGGACTGGCAACGCTACTTCTGAGATCGCCGGATCTGCTATTACTGGACGAGCCGACCAACCACCTGGATGTCGCTAGCCTGGAATGGCTCGAGTCCTATCTCGCGCGCTACAAAGGTGGTATATTGCTCGTCTCGCACGACCGGCAATTCCTCAACCGCGCCGTCAACGCGATTTTCGAAATCGATGAATACTCGCACCACCTGAAAAAGTACGAGGGCAACTACGATGCCTACGTACAGGCGAAGGCGGCTGAACGCGCGAAATGGGAGGAGGACTACGAGCGGCAGCAGGAAGAAATCAAAGAATTGCGCAAACGCATCCGCGAGACGGCGCGCAATGTTGCTCATAATCGCCCACCCCGGGATGGCGATAAAATGGCCTATGATTTCTTCGGCGGGCGCGTCCAGAACACCATCTCGCGCAACGTGCGGGCCGCCGAGGAACAGCTGCAGCGCATCGAAGCCAATCCCATCCCGAAGCCGCCGAAGCTGATGCAGGTCAGCCCGAACTTCAACGTGGAGCCGCTGCAATCCCAGGTCGTCATCAGCGCCGAGAAACTCACGAAATGCTGGGGCAGCAACTGCATTCTCCGCGATGTCAGTTTCACGATAGCCTCTGATGCGCGTATCCTGCTCTTCGGCCCCAACGGCGCGGGCAAGACCACGCTGCTCAAGATACTCACCGGCCAGGAACAGCCCGACGGCGGCGAAGTGCGTGTAGTAGACAGCGCCCGCATCGGCTACCTTCCCCAGGACCCGGAGATGGACCTCAACAAAACGGTGATCGAGACGTATCGCTACGGCCAGGTAGGTTACGAGGCCGAATTCGTAGGCAGGCTGATCGGCTATGGCCTGTTCCGGCTTGAGGACATGCAAAAGAAAGTCGGCCAGTTAAGCGCCGGCCAGCGTCGCAAGCTGGAGATCGCCTGCCTGATGGCCGAAGGCCCAAATGTGCTGCTGCTCGACGAACCAACCAACTACATCAGCCTGGACGTGCTGGAAGCCTTCGAATCCGCGCTTCTGATCTTTCCCGGTCCGGTAATCGCGGTTTCACATGATCGCTGGTTCATACAGCGGTTCGGGGGGAAAGTGTGGGAACTGGTGGAGGGGAGGATAGTGAGGGAAGAATAA
- a CDS encoding carbonic anhydrase → MSAAQEFQKANESYAANFQKGDLAMPPARHVAVLTCMDARIDPARALGLEEGDAHVIRNAGGRASEALRSLIISEQLLGTTEIVVIHHTDCGMLTFSNADLQAKVKQDLHADAGNIDFLPFSDLEQSVRDDVAFLRNSPFIPQNIDISGFIYDVKSGKLLPVT, encoded by the coding sequence TTGTCAGCAGCGCAGGAATTTCAGAAAGCAAACGAATCTTATGCCGCCAATTTCCAGAAAGGTGATTTAGCTATGCCGCCTGCCAGGCATGTAGCGGTGCTTACCTGTATGGATGCGCGCATCGATCCCGCCCGCGCCCTCGGTCTTGAAGAGGGAGACGCGCATGTTATCCGTAACGCCGGTGGGCGTGCCTCAGAAGCGCTTCGTTCGCTGATCATTTCCGAACAGTTGCTCGGCACTACCGAGATCGTCGTTATTCACCATACAGACTGTGGTATGCTCACTTTCAGCAATGCAGACCTGCAGGCAAAAGTGAAACAGGACCTGCACGCCGATGCCGGCAACATCGACTTCCTGCCGTTTAGCGACCTGGAACAGTCGGTGCGCGATGACGTTGCGTTTCTCAGAAACTCGCCGTTCATTCCTCAGAACATCGACATCAGCGGCTTCATCTATGACGTGAAAAGTGGAAAGTTATTGCCTGTAACCTGA
- a CDS encoding histidine phosphatase family protein → MPKLILVKHAQPQIDPFMPAREWPLSPEGKLLCRTLANKLAAYEPDVIVSSTEPKAVETARIVAERLQRPFEIVEGLHEHDRSNVPFYSPQVFEQSVATFFQQPTELVFGRETAAQARERFSRAIEGVLEKYPDSNVAIVAHGTVMTLFVAAHAQIESFAFWKGLGMPSFVVMERPGLEVLEVVNRIEYEEL, encoded by the coding sequence TTGCCAAAACTGATACTCGTAAAACATGCCCAACCACAAATTGACCCCTTTATGCCGGCGCGCGAATGGCCTCTCTCACCAGAAGGCAAACTGCTCTGCCGGACACTGGCGAATAAATTAGCGGCATACGAGCCGGACGTGATCGTTTCCAGTACCGAACCTAAAGCGGTAGAGACCGCCAGGATCGTTGCCGAACGCTTACAAAGGCCTTTCGAGATCGTCGAAGGACTGCACGAGCATGATCGAAGCAACGTGCCTTTCTATTCTCCCCAGGTATTCGAGCAATCGGTTGCCACTTTCTTCCAGCAACCCACGGAACTGGTCTTCGGACGCGAGACGGCTGCCCAGGCGCGGGAACGCTTCTCGCGAGCCATCGAGGGTGTGCTTGAAAAGTACCCAGATAGCAACGTTGCGATTGTGGCACACGGGACCGTGATGACGCTGTTCGTGGCCGCTCACGCGCAGATAGAGTCGTTTGCGTTCTGGAAAGGGTTAGGGATGCCGTCGTTCGTCGTGATGGAGAGACCGGGGTTGGAAGTCCTGGAGGTGGTTAATCGGATTGAATACGAGGAGCTTTAA
- a CDS encoding C2 family cysteine protease, whose protein sequence is MDDKKGIINQQPTKVSGSHAPPQTGYYIVVGDAEHPEAKEVPVYDRRQGEPATKASIGQAVKVSQIQEAWCQVQRPEFNGWMPVAHVAFQPQPAQTKITWSKSNGPLYGKNGAPDPDDVRQGNLGDCYFLAPLAAIANTLDGKKLIMAMLRPKAPGLFQVTFCNINSKNKVYLNQEEDSVIVDSWFPLASSDNSKPATFLYCPAKPIHDTSIPIWPAVLEKAYAQWDPDGYKGLDNQACSRAIAHLTGLEPRSLHWNPTSTKQAKITWNNRTFAFEEQEDEMKDKMKAELPNVDPADLLLVLREASKNADAILVAGSLIKSKNDTNFLDEAYEIKDSHQYVILQINEDGSLLLWEPKAGQLKKPLPIEKFAQLFDDVLTVNCSQSLFFK, encoded by the coding sequence ATGGACGACAAGAAAGGCATCATCAACCAGCAACCAACGAAAGTATCAGGTTCGCACGCACCTCCCCAAACGGGCTACTACATTGTAGTGGGCGATGCAGAGCACCCTGAAGCAAAAGAGGTCCCTGTCTATGACCGTCGACAAGGAGAGCCAGCGACGAAGGCTTCGATTGGACAGGCAGTCAAGGTTTCGCAAATCCAGGAAGCATGGTGCCAGGTGCAAAGGCCAGAGTTCAATGGATGGATGCCTGTTGCACACGTGGCCTTCCAACCTCAACCCGCACAGACAAAGATTACATGGTCGAAGAGCAATGGCCCTCTTTACGGAAAGAATGGTGCCCCCGACCCGGATGACGTGCGGCAAGGGAACCTCGGCGATTGCTACTTTCTCGCTCCGCTGGCAGCAATAGCGAATACGCTTGATGGGAAAAAACTCATAATGGCCATGCTCCGACCAAAGGCTCCGGGTCTGTTTCAAGTCACATTTTGTAACATCAACTCTAAAAATAAAGTGTATCTCAACCAGGAAGAGGATTCAGTGATAGTAGATAGCTGGTTTCCTCTTGCCAGTAGCGACAACTCAAAACCAGCAACATTTCTTTATTGTCCCGCAAAGCCAATCCACGATACGAGCATTCCTATCTGGCCAGCCGTTCTGGAAAAGGCATATGCTCAGTGGGACCCCGACGGATACAAGGGCTTAGATAACCAGGCCTGTTCACGGGCGATTGCTCATCTCACAGGCCTGGAGCCACGTTCTCTGCACTGGAATCCCACCTCGACAAAGCAGGCAAAAATAACATGGAATAATAGAACCTTTGCTTTCGAAGAGCAAGAAGACGAAATGAAAGACAAGATGAAAGCGGAGTTGCCAAATGTAGACCCGGCGGACCTCTTGCTGGTATTACGCGAAGCCAGCAAGAATGCCGACGCTATCCTCGTCGCAGGAAGTTTGATTAAAAGCAAGAACGATACTAATTTCCTGGATGAAGCGTATGAGATTAAGGACAGCCACCAGTATGTCATCCTTCAAATCAATGAAGATGGCAGTCTCTTGCTCTGGGAGCCAAAGGCCGGACAACTCAAAAAGCCACTTCCAATTGAAAAATTCGCCCAGCTCTTTGATGATGTGCTTACTGTCAACTGTAGTCAATCGCTCTTTTTCAAATGA
- a CDS encoding LysM peptidoglycan-binding domain-containing protein: protein MQKYQQWLGLFVNRSASSFVAKCSVAAILGLLFLGVTLGANTGKAHAQSFATCGSGDRTYIVVGGDTLAGIAGRYGTTYMNLASYNHISNPNLIYVNQVICIPGAGSNGGSSSNPPVSQPPTYSQPSNNNPPVGGSYNVFPYGSCTWWANERYRQMHGYYVPWTINSEAWEWTARAYQFGWHVSSLPTVGAIVDLQPWVEGAYGGGHVAVVEQVLPGNRVIASNMSWGSDPWQVVDVQFTPGPGVTFITR from the coding sequence ATGCAAAAATACCAACAATGGTTGGGGCTATTTGTCAATCGTAGTGCGTCGAGTTTTGTAGCAAAGTGTAGTGTAGCAGCTATACTGGGACTGCTGTTTCTGGGAGTCACGCTGGGTGCGAACACGGGTAAAGCGCATGCGCAGTCATTCGCGACCTGTGGCAGCGGTGATCGAACTTACATAGTCGTTGGGGGAGATACCCTTGCAGGGATTGCCGGCCGGTATGGCACGACCTATATGAATCTGGCGTCCTACAATCATATCTCCAACCCCAATCTCATATATGTCAACCAGGTTATTTGCATTCCTGGTGCAGGCTCAAATGGCGGAAGTTCCTCCAATCCGCCGGTCAGTCAACCTCCCACCTATAGCCAGCCGTCGAATAATAATCCGCCCGTGGGTGGTTCGTACAACGTTTTCCCCTATGGTAGCTGCACGTGGTGGGCAAATGAGCGATATCGCCAGATGCATGGCTACTACGTGCCATGGACCATTAATTCCGAAGCCTGGGAGTGGACGGCGCGCGCGTACCAGTTTGGCTGGCACGTTTCCAGCCTGCCCACGGTCGGCGCTATCGTCGATCTGCAGCCGTGGGTAGAAGGCGCTTATGGTGGCGGCCACGTGGCAGTCGTCGAGCAGGTGCTGCCGGGCAATCGTGTCATAGCCAGCAACATGAGCTGGGGCAGCGATCCCTGGCAGGTCGTCGATGTCCAGTTTACGCCAGGACCTGGCGTGACGTTCATCACCCGGTAG